The genome window ACTCTAAAAATCGGGAGAGAGTAGGGGCCGAGAGAAAACCCTCGCCTTGGGGAACGAGCTCGGGGTGATCGTCAATATAGTGACCACCCACAGCAATAAGAAACGCATGCTCCTGACGCAACTTGTTGAGATGCTGTAGAAGGCGCTGAGCCTCGTCCCATTGCTCTTGCATGGCGACGGATACGACCACAAGGTTGGGTTTGGCCGAACGCACAATCTCCACGAAACTAGGGGTGGGAACATTGGCCCCCAAAAAGAGGGTTTCCCATCCGAGGGCGTGCAGGCTATCGGCGATCATGCGTAGGCCAAGCTGATGCCAGTTCCCTGCGACGCAGCCTAGCACAGCACGGCACCCAACGAGGGCAATGGGAGTGTAGAACTGAGCGATCCGAGCCATAAGACGCTCGACGATGGCCGAAGCGAGATGCTCGTGCGCTTCATCGGTAAGACCCTGTTGGTACATCTCACCGATCTGCTGCAAGCAAAACTGAAAGATCTCCTCGTAGATGAAAGGCATAGTAACGCCTTGAGCGAGCATCGAGTTAACGAGGATGACGGCGGTGGACTCTTCTCCCTGTAAGAGCGCATCGAGAAGAGTTTTGCGCCACGCAGCAACTTGCTCTAGCGAAGGCGGATTCACCGAAGATACCTCTGTAGAGGGGTTTGGGGTGGAGGATTGGGGGGCTGAAGTTGCGGAGGCGGCGATCTCATGCATGCGAAGAAGCACATCGGCGAAGGGCATGGCAAGGGAGTAGTAGACAAATCGGCCCACACGTTCAGCCCGTACAAGGCCTTGTTGGCGCATCTTCGCCAAATGGTTAGATACATTCGGTTGCTTCAAGCCGGTCGCTCGCACAAGCTCTGTTACCGTGCGGCGTCCGAACTGAAGGCTCTCTAGAATGGCGCGACGCGAAGGTTCGGCCAGAGCTCTAGAGAGAGCGTCGGGGGTTCGTTCCCCTCGCATTGTATTCTCCATGTTAATCAAAATGACCGGCGACAGTCCGTCTTGTCTTCTTGCTTAGATTAAAATAATTTTGCGTAATATTGTACCTACGTCTAACGCTCATTATGGCGCACGCTTGGGGAGCTGTCAACACATCCAAAAAAATGCTCTCGTCCTAAACGAGAGCAATAAGCAGTGCCAGAAGGCCTAGGAACCAATCCACATCCTTGGTTTCTTAAAAGCTTCCAAACCAAGATGATCCGAGATCGCAAAACCTTTTAGGCTTCAATATCCAATCGTGTAGGCGATTCGGAGGCAGCTGTTAGACTATAGGCCGTTGCGTCACCAGCATCGCCTGACGTCGGCGACGCTGAAAAGAGGGCACGCCGTATCTGCGCGATACGCGCCGAGAGCTGCTGCTCGAGCTGTTGCCCAAGCGCCTGCTCACGTGCCATTGCGTCGGCCTTTAGAGGTTTAGTGTCCGATGGATTCGTCCAGAAGAATCCACCTTGCGTGTAGGGTTGTACAGACATCGTGTTTGGTCTCCTTTTACAGGAACACTAAGACCTACCGTTCGTTTTGGGCTCTCGACGTCTTGGGCTTGCACCTGTTTCGAGATCCCCTTGTTGCCCTCCGCTTCGGGGCGTAAGGCCGGTGATGTCTTAATTCTATTGTCGCATAGATTTTTGCTATCGGCAACGGAGATTTTACCGGTTTCTCTCCAACAAATGAGAAAAATTGTTCGAACTTTTTCCTTGCTACTGCGTCTGAAAGGTTATCAACGTGGCCAGAAATTGTTGTAAAGCGTTGAATCTATCTCATTCATAGCGCCAGTCTTTCAGGGCTGATGGGAGACGAAATATGAGTGCAGAGGTACATTCGCAAGATTATCAGAGAATGGCGCATCTGCTGCGCCGGGCGGGTTTCGGAGCCGATCGAGACACAGTGCTCGCCTGCTTAAAAGAGGGTTTTGATGCCACCATCCACAAGCTTGTCCACTACGACGAGGTGCTTGGCCCCGATACTTTCGAGGCCATGGAAGACCGGCAGCTCAACGACATTCTTGATCAAAACAACATTGCCGATCTTCAGATATGGTGGCTCAATCGAATGGTGCAGACGGATAGGCCGTTACAAGAGAAGATGACCCTGTTTTGGCACGGCCACTTCGCGACGGCCTATTCTAAAGTGAATTCTGCGCGATTGATGTTTCAGCAGAACCAGCTGTTCCGCCGCCATGCCGTCGGTAATTTTCATGAACTCACGCTAGCCGTGTCGAAAGACCCTGCGATGATCTGGTATCTCGATAACAACACCAATCGCAAGGGGCACCCCAATGAGAACTACGCACGCGAATTGATGGAGCTTTTTACGTTGGGCATCGGTCACTACACCGAGCAGGACGTGCGTGAGAGCGCTAGAGCCTTCACCGGTTGGACGTTCAACCGCCTTACCGGTGAGTATGTATTTCTCCCCCGTCAGCATGATGACGGCATAAAGACCTTTCTTGGGCAAACGGGCAACTTCAACGGGGACGACATCGTGAACATCATCATGCAACAGCCCGCCTGTGCTCCCTTTATCTGCACTAAGCTGTTTAAGTTCTTCATTCACGAAAACCCCACACCGGAGGAGGTACGGCCTTTCGCAGAGATTTTCCGCAAGTCCAACTACGAGATAAAGCCCGTGCTTGAAGCCATGTTCCGTTCACCTGTTTTCTACTCGGAAAAGGCCATGTGGAGCAAGGTTAAAAGCCCTACGGACTTCGTGGTCAGTGCGGTTCGTGCGACAGGAGCGCAGGTCCCCGTGCGATTTCTTCCTGCAGCGATGCGGGCGATGAACCAAGAGCTGTTCAACCCACCCAGCGTGAAAGGATGGGATGGAGGGCTTACCTGGATCAACACAACTACGTTGATGGCACGGTTCAACTTTGCTATGCAGCTTGCCCGACTGAATGAAGAGAACCAGCCCTTGTTGGCCAGCCTAGAGCAACAGATCGCCGAGAACCAGCTGCGCAGTGCAGAGGCTATTGTAGACTATTTGGCCGAGCGCGTGCTGCACCGCCCGGTGATGGAGAAGACCCGCGATATTCTGGTGAACTATATGAACACCGAGCGAACAGGCACCTACCAGCCGTTTACCATTGCGAATACGGGGCGTATCCCTCGGGACAAGCTGATGAAAGTTCATGGCCTACTTCACCTGATTCTGCTGACCCCGGAGTATCAACTGGTTTAATGAGGGAGAAATTGACGCAAAGATATCCATCGTTTGCCTTGAGAGCAAGCGGATGGAAGGAGCGAGGAGACAAAGCTATGCGAACGACACGTCGTGAATTTATTCGAAACGGGTTAACCTTCCTTTCGTTTGGAATGATGGCTCCTAGCAGCCTGGTGCGTGCTGCTGCCGAGCTGACAGATGAAAACGGTCGCTCGAAAGCCGGCACGGGAAACATTCTTGTGGTGCTGCAGATGTTCGGAGGGAATGATGGGCTCAACACGCTCATTCCCTACACGAACCCTCTATACTATCAGAACCGACCCACTATCGGTATTCCAAAAGATCAGGTGCTGCCTATCTCCAACTCGGTTGGGCTACATCCCTCCATGTCGGCTTTACGGCAGCTTTTTGAAAAGGGACATGTTGCAGTGGTGCAGGGAGTAGGCTATCCCAACCCGAATTTCTCTCACTTCCGCAGCCAAGAGATATGGCAGACCGCCGACCCGGTGTCCACGGTGGTACGAGAGGGATGGCTGGGGCGTTACTTTGACGACGATGGACACCTAAGAGAGAATCCGTTGGCGGGTATCAACATAGGAGGCGAGCTTCCTCGTGCGCTCTACAGTGACTTCGGCTCGGTTGTCTCCATGCAGAACCCCAACGCTTTCCAGCTACAGACGATCGCTCCCGCCGAGCACAACGCCGAGATCGCCGCTTTTACCGCGCTCTACTCGCAGGGCACCATGGCCAACAGCACCGACGACCTCGTGCGGAAGCTGGGACTAGAGGCCTACACCTGTAGCGAGCGCATTCGCAAGGCGCTGCAGGCCGAGGCAAACCAGCAAGATGACGAGCCTGGAAGCCCAACAGGGCGCACGCTGGATGCGCCCAGCTACGTGGGACGGACAGGACAGATGTCGCCGCTTGCGCGTAATCTGCATACCATTGCGCAGTTGATTAAAGCCGACCTCGGCACCAAAATATTCTATGTCTCGACCGGAGGCTTCGATACCCACGCAAACCAGTTCCCAACGCAAGCCCGACTGTTGCAAGACCTTTCCGACTCGCTGGCGGCTTTCTACGCCGAGTTGGAGCAGATCGGGGTAGCCGATCGTGTTACGTTAGTGACTTTCTCCGAGTTCGGACGCAGGGTGCAAGAGAACGCTTCTGGAGGCACGGATCACGGCGCAGGCAGCTGTCTGTTTGTGATGGGCGGAGCCGTGCGAGGTGGCTTCTACGGCGAGTATCCGCCGCTGGACGATCTCTATCTGGGCAACCTGAAGTTCAATGTGGATTTCCGTCAGGTTTATGCCACGCTGCTCGACAAGTGGCTTGGCGTCTCCTCCCAGAAGATACTTAACGGAAGTTTCACTAACCTCCCGTTGTTCGCCTAAAAAATATAAAAAACCTGAGAAGCAAAGAGGCTTAAGGGAGATCTCCCTTAAGCCTCTTTTTGTTGAAAAAGTCGTCGTCTTTCAGAGCGGTTTGGCAGAGAGGCTAATGCCTTCGATCACAAATGCATTTCAAGCCATTGAAATAGCTCTTCCCACATGGCGGGTGTCCATTCGTGGCCGATGTTAGGGTAGACCAGGCTTCGATAATTTGCCGGCTGCTCGTAGAGGGCGTATATCGCTTCAACGGCCGCATTGATCGCCTCAACTCCGGGTACCGGTGTGCTGCGATCGAGTTCGCCGTTCAAGAGCAACAGGGGCCTGGGGGCGCACAAGGCGACAACAGCTTCGGTGTCGAAATGGCGAAGGAAGTTGGGCACAAAGAAGTAGATGCCGTGGGTAGCTAAGGCACCAGTCTGTATAAGGTTTTGGTAACGGGTAAGGCAGGCGATGCCGATGCCGCATCGCACGCGCTCATCCACGGCCATATGCCACCAGGCTCGGGTGCTGCCCATGCTCATGCCCATGGCAGCGACTCGTTGACCATCCACTTCAGGACGCGTCAGCAGATAGTCGAGGGCAAGCTGCTCATCTCGAAGCATCATGCCCCATAAGGTGCGTCCGTACCAAAGGTTCAGTTTTGCCCAAGAGGCCTCTTCTTGGCCGCCTCGTTCCTCCGGGCCATCGGGGCCGGTGCCAGCGCGTTCTCCGAAGCCATAGGCATCTATGGCCAGAACCATATAGCCTCGAGATACAAGCTCTTGTGCAATGGAGGTTCCTCGCGCACCACGTCGCCAAAGTTGCTCTTTCCCCACATCGTACTCCCCACCGTGCCAATGAAGATACTGAATAGCAGGGGCGGGGCGGTCTAGCTGTTGCGGAAAGAGAAGATATCCCGTCACGATCGCACCCTCACCGCCAAGTGGGTCGCCGTTATGGAATCGGAAACGTTCAAATCGCACTCCTTCACGCTGTCCGCATTCAAGCTGTTCGACCTCGGGAGTAGATTTTGGAGGAAGATCGCCCAGGAGTGAGAGGAGCGTTTGCTTTATTCGCTCGCGTTGCTCTTGCCATTCCGCCAACGTTGGGGGGCAAGATAGGGGCGGCACAAAAGGAAGGTTGCGCTTTATCATCCTATTCCTCTGCTCAAGTTTCGAAGGGCACATCCAACCATTCTATAAGCTCTCTTGTGTTTCCTGCTCAATAATAAAAGGAAGGTGTCCGCTTCCCGCTCTGAAAAAACTGGTGGGTTCATCCCAAACGGTTACTCCTCAACGATCTCCTTCAATGTTATGGCGACTTCGCTGGGCTGTCGGCTTCGAGATAAGTTGTTTCGGGAAGTATCTCCCAGAGGGGCGATTCTGCCGCAACCGTGTACTGGGCAACCACATGCCCATTCACTTCGGCCTCCCATTGATGCCCAATAAAAGAGTGCTGCACCACGCTCTGGCCCGGTAACAAGGTGTGGTAGAGCACGCGGTCGCTGCCATTAATCCAGTAGATTTTAACCGGTTGGTCCAGTAGATTCCGAAATGTAACCGTGCATCCGTTATCGCCGCCTTGAGTCAATAGGAACTCTTTGGGAGGTTTTTTGTGCAGCAGATGCTGCACAAAATAGTCCCACATACGTCGCTGAACATAAGGGCCAAAACCATGGCCGGCTTCCGGCACAAAGAGCATATCGAAATCTTTGTTGGCTTGAATGAGTGCGTTGACAAACTGCATGGTAGAGGCGAACGGATTCACGTTGTCGTCAAGGCCACCGTGTATCAACAGGAGATGCCCTTGTAGCTTGGAAGCGAGCGTCACGTTGGATTGTGCTGCGTACTGGGGCCCAACGGGATAGCCCATCCACAGCTCGTTCCACCACACCTTATCGGTACGCGAATCGTGGTTGCCCGCCATAGAGACAGCCACTTTATAGAACTCTGGGTGGACGAGAAGCGCATGAGCCGATTCATAGCCGCCGGCTGACATACCGTAGATGCCCACGCGGGTAAGGTCTAAAGAGGGATATTTCGCGGCAGCCGCCTTCATCCAAGCGATGCGGTCGGGAAAGCCACAGTCGCCCAAATTCTTATAGCAAACATCATGAAACGCTTTTGAGCGGTTCGCGGT of Chthonomonas calidirosea T49 contains these proteins:
- a CDS encoding metalloregulator ArsR/SmtB family transcription factor is translated as MRGERTPDALSRALAEPSRRAILESLQFGRRTVTELVRATGLKQPNVSNHLAKMRQQGLVRAERVGRFVYYSLAMPFADVLLRMHEIAASATSAPQSSTPNPSTEVSSVNPPSLEQVAAWRKTLLDALLQGEESTAVILVNSMLAQGVTMPFIYEEIFQFCLQQIGEMYQQGLTDEAHEHLASAIVERLMARIAQFYTPIALVGCRAVLGCVAGNWHQLGLRMIADSLHALGWETLFLGANVPTPSFVEIVRSAKPNLVVVSVAMQEQWDEAQRLLQHLNKLRQEHAFLIAVGGHYIDDHPELVPQGEGFLSAPTLSRFLEYIRARWPKGCYEETETSRNTDDG
- a CDS encoding DUF1800 domain-containing protein translates to MSAEVHSQDYQRMAHLLRRAGFGADRDTVLACLKEGFDATIHKLVHYDEVLGPDTFEAMEDRQLNDILDQNNIADLQIWWLNRMVQTDRPLQEKMTLFWHGHFATAYSKVNSARLMFQQNQLFRRHAVGNFHELTLAVSKDPAMIWYLDNNTNRKGHPNENYARELMELFTLGIGHYTEQDVRESARAFTGWTFNRLTGEYVFLPRQHDDGIKTFLGQTGNFNGDDIVNIIMQQPACAPFICTKLFKFFIHENPTPEEVRPFAEIFRKSNYEIKPVLEAMFRSPVFYSEKAMWSKVKSPTDFVVSAVRATGAQVPVRFLPAAMRAMNQELFNPPSVKGWDGGLTWINTTTLMARFNFAMQLARLNEENQPLLASLEQQIAENQLRSAEAIVDYLAERVLHRPVMEKTRDILVNYMNTERTGTYQPFTIANTGRIPRDKLMKVHGLLHLILLTPEYQLV
- a CDS encoding DUF1501 domain-containing protein, producing the protein MRTTRREFIRNGLTFLSFGMMAPSSLVRAAAELTDENGRSKAGTGNILVVLQMFGGNDGLNTLIPYTNPLYYQNRPTIGIPKDQVLPISNSVGLHPSMSALRQLFEKGHVAVVQGVGYPNPNFSHFRSQEIWQTADPVSTVVREGWLGRYFDDDGHLRENPLAGINIGGELPRALYSDFGSVVSMQNPNAFQLQTIAPAEHNAEIAAFTALYSQGTMANSTDDLVRKLGLEAYTCSERIRKALQAEANQQDDEPGSPTGRTLDAPSYVGRTGQMSPLARNLHTIAQLIKADLGTKIFYVSTGGFDTHANQFPTQARLLQDLSDSLAAFYAELEQIGVADRVTLVTFSEFGRRVQENASGGTDHGAGSCLFVMGGAVRGGFYGEYPPLDDLYLGNLKFNVDFRQVYATLLDKWLGVSSQKILNGSFTNLPLFA
- a CDS encoding alpha/beta hydrolase family protein, with protein sequence MIKRNLPFVPPLSCPPTLAEWQEQRERIKQTLLSLLGDLPPKSTPEVEQLECGQREGVRFERFRFHNGDPLGGEGAIVTGYLLFPQQLDRPAPAIQYLHWHGGEYDVGKEQLWRRGARGTSIAQELVSRGYMVLAIDAYGFGERAGTGPDGPEERGGQEEASWAKLNLWYGRTLWGMMLRDEQLALDYLLTRPEVDGQRVAAMGMSMGSTRAWWHMAVDERVRCGIGIACLTRYQNLIQTGALATHGIYFFVPNFLRHFDTEAVVALCAPRPLLLLNGELDRSTPVPGVEAINAAVEAIYALYEQPANYRSLVYPNIGHEWTPAMWEELFQWLEMHL